The sequence TAGAAAACCCTGGAGACGGTAATTAATTACCAACAATACaccaaaaattatacatataactataaaataataaatacacatacatacaaatacatatatctacaaaataaacatcGACCTATACTATCTATAGAAAAAACACATGCACTGCATTATAGATATCATGAGAACTATGTTTCTGACAATATGTGCTCACGTAGACGagtcttaaaagtaaatttagaggTTGCTTTTCTGATATGTTCGGGTACTTTGTTCCATAATCGGACAGCTTGAACGGAGTTAGAATTAGAGACGAAACATCCTAAGGAATGTCATGaaagcttgcacaaaaccaccAGTAGTGCACTTCAGTTCCAATCTTTGGAACTCGTTCAAAATCAATTTGCAATATTTGCCCACACATCTTAAAATGTGTAGTAActtaaaaggtaaataaattgACTTACATCATCCCAGTTCTCCTCATACGAGACCACTGGCTGAGGCTGCACGTCCACGGCTGGGCGGTAATCGTTATCCATAACATATATCTGGCTGTCCAGCATCTCTCGCTTGGGGCAGACACTCACGTGATActtgaacaataaataattcgtaAATATGTGACTGaccaccactgagttttcatctCCTGTTCGATGAAGATAAACATcatgaggaagcctgcatgtgtctaatttcaatgaatttctgccacatgtgtatactaACCCAAATGGAACAGTGTGGTCAATTAACTACACTCTATctcaaccataacaggaaaaaagccaaataaacaccatttgacagtaaattgacgcgatatcattggtcgagagctcgattaatctatgatattcactacggatttgcgaaaaaatggcacTTTAATCATACTTCTAAATTTCCGAGAACAACTTCATCTACATTCTTTACGGATATATCGTGACTTATCTAAGGCTTTCGATTGCGTGTAACTTGACCCACTATTCAGAAAACTACGTCGCTTTAAAGAAGCCTCTCAATGTACTTACTTCGTATCTGAACATTCGTGTTCAGAGGATTGATGTAAATGGTAAGAGATCTACTAGGGATTTATGAAATGTGGGGTCCCTCTGGGTTCTATTCTTGGTCCATTTCCCTTCCATAATGATACTACAGATAACTAAATCTCCACCAATGTGATCAcatcaattcaaggtcaaagtttatACACCTTTCCTCGTCCTGTCTTTGAAATCGACTATagttatgtatacatttatattaacagAATTGTATAATAACTCACGTCTAGCTCCACGTCATTTACGACATGTGTCGAGTCGAAGGGACACGTAACTTTGTTGCAATTTAGGTGTTGCTTCCTACACTTCTGCAGGTGAATGTGCATACGATAGTGCTCCAACTGATGTGACTTGTTGTATGGACATGATACCATTTGGCGTGGAGCTGGGTCGGCCATTGCTGTAACAAaagatcttatatatatatttatggtatataggccacctgatggtaagttttcACCTCCAACCATAGACATTGATGCTGTAaaagatattaaccattccttacatcaccaatgcgccaccaaccttggaaactaagatgttatgtcccttgtgcctgtagttacactggctcactcgcccttcgaacagaacaatacagagtattgctgcttggcggtagaatatctgatgagtgggtagtacctacccaaatgggctcgcacaaagccctaccaccaggttaaatatctatttaaacaaaaataaatgcacAAGACGCGTTCGTTTACGGAAggagagctttgtgcaagcccactaAGTAGGTATCAGCCTATCCTCATATATTGTTGGGTATGTTATTGtggtattataattacttaaactaGCAGCGTTGGTTCCAAAATAACGAAATCActcaagttaatttattaaaaaaagttaactcCAAAATGTATGTGACATTTCATCGATGCGTGTACCAAAAGTGAGACAGACTTTGTATCATCAATTTTGTTGTTAATAACACTGAACACATTTCATAACTCGAATCACGTCACTGCACGTAACGTAATCAGCAGATATCACGACGCGTGCCAATGTTGACACGTTCATTTTTGAAGGAAGAAATAAGTTAGTGTAACTCCGGCACAAGGAACATCAACATCTTGGTTGATTGCGGAGTGATGAaatgaggaatgattaacattttatacagaACCGATGTCTAAGGGTGGTCGAATTGTTCATACTCCTTCAATTCacccttttttttattagtaataatttcgacttcaattaatttcgttatatataagatttattattgtataatagatatatcaaactcaaactcaaattcctttattcaatatagaagtattacacttacttattgatggtcaaattaaacactaccaccgtttcggaaaaggaaacgccctgacctgagaagaaccggcgaaagaaactcagcgggtctttttttgtcaaactaattaaatacatgcattgaaaacgtataaaaatagccaggaggcgatcgtttcattcctaACATGTGCTGtgtcataaactcactaattgtatagtaacttttcgcacacaagcgttccttaacaattttttttaatttggtaacagaagcattttgaccgctttctgggatcctttatatatattttgtataagtattagtgtgtcaatatttgtatgtaagctTATGACTGCACCGCCTACCCAgttggttttaaaaaaatctctctcAGTTTGGGTCGTCTGAAAGAGATGTCTAATCAGCCACaagtccgcccattgtacacacataaaataattgtttatatttttgctttacttttatatttacaaattaattattatcaactgTAATATGTATGGCAGGACAACTGTCAACAATATGCTGCTTACAACCATTCACAGTGACTTTGTCATAAAGGCCAGAGATCACCTTTTTCAGGATTAGCCATGATTTGTGACTTCTGGATGTATTCGGATAACAAGATAAAACGTCATAATCaattgtataa comes from Vanessa atalanta chromosome 30, ilVanAtal1.2, whole genome shotgun sequence and encodes:
- the LOC125075306 gene encoding gametocyte-specific factor 1-like; amino-acid sequence: MADPAPRQMVSCPYNKSHQLEHYRMHIHLQKCRKQHLNCNKVTCPFDSTHVVNDVELDYHVSVCPKREMLDSQIYVMDNDYRPAVDVQPQPVVSYEENWDDFNTTSYIPDPAKKGSHIITKIKGATPSERRKARMQGIANFKPLE